In Cystobacter fuscus DSM 2262, one DNA window encodes the following:
- a CDS encoding DJ-1/PfpI family protein — protein sequence MLVNFALFEGITQLDLTGPYEVLARAPGFHCELVAKQSSPVRSDRGLLLVPTRTMAEAAPCELLVVPGGPGTDAALGDPQWVDFIRSQAAQARWVFGICTGSLLLGAAGLLKGRKASCHWLARDLLAHFGATPVNERTTVDGKYFTSGGVTAGIDMALRVVASVLDQEAAEQIQLQIEYDPEPPFVGGTPFTARPEIIDRCTRAGAERRSVREAAVREAASRLASDGSARGSSR from the coding sequence ATGTTGGTGAATTTTGCTTTGTTCGAAGGAATCACCCAACTGGACCTGACCGGGCCGTATGAGGTGCTGGCGCGGGCGCCAGGTTTTCACTGCGAGTTGGTGGCGAAGCAGTCCAGTCCGGTTCGTTCGGATCGCGGCCTCCTGCTGGTGCCGACCCGGACCATGGCCGAGGCAGCGCCTTGCGAGCTTCTGGTCGTTCCCGGAGGTCCAGGGACCGATGCCGCATTGGGTGATCCGCAGTGGGTGGACTTCATCCGCTCACAGGCGGCTCAGGCCCGCTGGGTCTTTGGCATCTGTACGGGATCGTTGCTGCTTGGCGCGGCGGGCCTGCTGAAGGGCAGGAAGGCCTCCTGTCACTGGCTCGCGCGCGACTTGCTCGCACATTTCGGCGCCACACCGGTGAACGAGCGTACGACCGTCGATGGCAAGTACTTTACGTCCGGAGGGGTGACAGCAGGGATCGACATGGCGTTGCGTGTCGTTGCCAGCGTGCTGGATCAGGAGGCCGCCGAGCAGATCCAGTTGCAGATCGAGTATGATCCCGAGCCGCCTTTCGTTGGCGGAACGCCATTCACGGCGCGCCCTGAGATCATCGACCGCTGCACCAGGGCGGGTGCCGAACGACGCTCCGTCCGGGAAGCCGCCGTGCGGGAAGCGGCGTCACGGCTCGCCAGCGACGGGAGCGCACGAGGATCGTCACGCTGA